Genomic segment of Murdochiella vaginalis:
TACGCGGCTGACGCATACGCTGGAGGTCAGCCAGATCGCGCGAACCATGGCGCGGGCGCTTCGACTGAATGAAGATCTGATTGAGGCCATGGCCATGGGCCATGATGTGGGCCACACGCCGTTCGGCCATGCCGGCGAAAAGATTTTACAGATGCTGGATCCGGGCTTTCATCATGCGAAGCAATCGGTGCGCGTTTTGCGCTTATTGGAAAATCGACGCGATCATGTTATTCCGGGGCTCAATCTTACCTGGGAGGTGCTTGACGGCATCGAGCACCACAGCGGCGAACAGCTGGCGGCGACGCTGGAAGGTCGTTTGTTAAAATATGCCGATCGCATTGCCTATGTGAACCACGACATCGACGATTCTTTACGCGCCGGAGTTCTTTCGATGGCGGATTTGCCGAAGGAGAGCATTGCGGTGTTGGGCGAAACGCATTCGCAACGCATCAGCACCATGGTGACGGCCATTATCGAGGCAAGCCTCGACAAGCCCGATATTCTCATGGAAGAAACGGTCTATAAGGCATCCAAGAATTTGCGCACCTTCATGTTTCGTGAAGTGTATACCAACGAAATGGTCAAAGGCGAGAACGCAAAATTGGAGCACATTATGACGGATCTTTTGGCCTATCTCGTGGCCCATCCGAACGCCATGCCCGAAGACCATCGTCATCTTTACGAGAACACGGCCGATGAGGGGGATATTCGCCGTCAAGCCATCGACTATATCGCCGGCATGACGGATGATTTTCTCATTCGTACCTATCGCAATCTTTTTATTCCCAAGGCATGGTCCATTCTCTAATTTTTCGTACAACGTGCAGAGAACGATGAAGCGGACGCTCGAAAATCCTACGGTAGAAGAAACATAAGAAAAGGTAAACGGTATTGGGGAAGGGGGAGTTATGCGCATTTCCGATCAAACGATTCAGCAGGTGCGC
This window contains:
- a CDS encoding deoxyguanosinetriphosphate triphosphohydrolase — encoded protein: MFREQTEKWEKEWLSPYAAHVDATRGRERQEEEDPIRTAYQRDRDRILHSKCFRRLKHKTQVFIAPEGDHYRTRLTHTLEVSQIARTMARALRLNEDLIEAMAMGHDVGHTPFGHAGEKILQMLDPGFHHAKQSVRVLRLLENRRDHVIPGLNLTWEVLDGIEHHSGEQLAATLEGRLLKYADRIAYVNHDIDDSLRAGVLSMADLPKESIAVLGETHSQRISTMVTAIIEASLDKPDILMEETVYKASKNLRTFMFREVYTNEMVKGENAKLEHIMTDLLAYLVAHPNAMPEDHRHLYENTADEGDIRRQAIDYIAGMTDDFLIRTYRNLFIPKAWSIL